The genome window AGCCCGGCTTTTCTGGGCGTGGCCTTTGATGCCGGGGGCGCCACCACCGGCCCCATGACCGTCCCCTTCATCATGGCGCTGGGCGTGGGCGTCGCCGCCGTGCGCGGCGGCAACGGCAAGGACGACAGTTTCGGGCTCATCGGGCTGGCATCCATCGGCCCGGTGCTCTCGGTGCTGATTCTGGGCATGCTGCACAAGGGCCGCACCGGAGCGGTAGCCGAGGTTGTTGAAGCGCACGCTTCCACCCTGCTGGGACATTTCTGGGCTCTTGTGCCCGAGGTGGCCGGAGAGGTCGGCATGGCTCTGGGGCCGCTGGTGGCCCTGTTCGTGATCTTCAGAATTTTTCTGCTGCGGCTCACACGATATCAGACCATCCGCACGGGCGTCGGCCTGGTCTATACCTTTCTGGGGCTGGTCTGCTTCTTCGTGGGGGTCAAGGGCGGCTTCATCCCGGCCGGACGTGAGCTGGGGGCCATTCTCGCCCAGCATGACTTCCGTTATTTTCTGATCCTGGTGGGCGTGGCCCTGGGCGCGCTGGCCGTCTGCGCCGAACCCGCCGTCTGGGTGCTCAACGCCCAGGTGGAGGAGGTTTCCGGCGGGCATATCAAGCGCGGGGTCATGCTGGTGTCCCTGTGCATCGGCGTGGCGGCCGCCGTGGGGATGTCCATGCTGCGGGTGGTGACAGGGCTGAGCATCTGGTGGTTCCTGATTCCCGGCTATATTCTGGCTCTGGCACTGACGCTGTTCTGTCCGCGCATGTTCACGGCCATTGCCTTCGATTCCGGCGGCGTGGCTTCCGGTCCCATGGCCTCCACCTTTATTCTGGCATTCACGCTGGGGGCTTCCCGCAGTCTGGGCGGCAACCCCATCACCGACGCGTTCGGCGTCATCGCCATGATCGCCATGACGCCCCTGATTACCATCCAGATTCTGGGCATTCTTTTCGATCGCCGGGAAAAGGCGGCCGTCCGGCGCCGGGGCGCTTTGCGTAAACCGGCCAGCAGTGCCGCCGGGGAAGAGCGTTCATGAGCGTACTGGCCACAATCTACGCGCCCGGCAAGCTCTTGGTGAGCATTGTGGGCAGAAACCAGGGTGATCTTGTGGTGGAAACCGTCAAACGGGCGGGCGCGCGCGGCGGCACGGTGCTGCTTGGGCGCGGCACGGCGGAAAACCGCATCCTGAGGCTGCTCTGCCTGGGCGACACGGAAAAGGATCTGGTGCTCACCCTGGCCCCGGCCGGGGAGATGCCCGCCATCATCAAGGCCCTGCGTGATAAGGGCGGCCCGGCCAGAAAGGCGCCGGGCATCGGCTTCGTCATCGACGTGTCCGGCATATTGCGGCACATTCTGCCCGGGTCCGGCGGCCCGGCCCCCCAACCTTCCATTACGGCAACAGGTGAAAACATGAGCGCACAGGCAAGCCACCAACTGATCTGCGTCATCGTCAACGCGGGCTACGCCGACGACGTGATGAACGCGGCGCGCGCGGCGGGGGCTACGGGCGGCACGATCATCAACGCGCGCGGCACGGGCCGGGAAGAGGACGTGAAATTTTTCGGCATCACCATTGTGCCGGAAAAGGAATTTCTGATGGTTCTGGCGGAAAAGGCGTCGGCTCCGGACATTCTTGAGGCTATCCGCCGGACGCCCAGTCTGAACGAGCCCGGCATCGGCATCGCCTTTTGTATGG of Desulfovibrio porci contains these proteins:
- a CDS encoding DUF1538 domain-containing protein: MVLLEKIKESAISVIPVMLVVCLLHLTAAPLGDALAEFLVGGVLLILGLSVFLLGADIGVVPVGQKAGSALTSRRNLPLLLGAGFVIGFFITVAEPDVHVLAQQVSAVDPGISRSMLVGMIAVGVGLFVAIAMGRIIFQIPLRLLLLLFYLLIFGCAVLTSPAFLGVAFDAGGATTGPMTVPFIMALGVGVAAVRGGNGKDDSFGLIGLASIGPVLSVLILGMLHKGRTGAVAEVVEAHASTLLGHFWALVPEVAGEVGMALGPLVALFVIFRIFLLRLTRYQTIRTGVGLVYTFLGLVCFFVGVKGGFIPAGRELGAILAQHDFRYFLILVGVALGALAVCAEPAVWVLNAQVEEVSGGHIKRGVMLVSLCIGVAAAVGMSMLRVVTGLSIWWFLIPGYILALALTLFCPRMFTAIAFDSGGVASGPMASTFILAFTLGASRSLGGNPITDAFGVIAMIAMTPLITIQILGILFDRREKAAVRRRGALRKPASSAAGEERS
- a CDS encoding P-II family nitrogen regulator, which codes for MSVLATIYAPGKLLVSIVGRNQGDLVVETVKRAGARGGTVLLGRGTAENRILRLLCLGDTEKDLVLTLAPAGEMPAIIKALRDKGGPARKAPGIGFVIDVSGILRHILPGSGGPAPQPSITATGENMSAQASHQLICVIVNAGYADDVMNAARAAGATGGTIINARGTGREEDVKFFGITIVPEKEFLMVLAEKASAPDILEAIRRTPSLNEPGIGIAFCMDVESFFPLGRAAGQS